CAGCCACCCCAAACCCCACAACCGTGGCTTGCTCTACGTGAACCCAAATTGCACAGCCGCAACTTTCTTTGTTCAGCCTCTTGGCTGCCGCTCCAGGCCATGAACCACCATAaagagactcatcctaggacccttAGACACGCACCAGACCATAGCCCCAGGCCCTCAGCCGATCCATACACCAGACGGAGTCCCACAACCAGCACAGCGCCTCAAACCTCCACTCTCCAGCTCTCAATGTCTCGACTCCAGCTTATAGCCATCTCGATCCTCAACATGTTCAGCACCTTAGGACCTTAATTCGACAGCCCCTTGCACCATAGTAACAAAAACGTGAGATGTATGCAACAACATATGGTTTTTGTGCCAAACCAAGAGCCTAAAAGCTTTGCCGTGCCAATACCGAAaaatgcataaacataacacacatgacaacacatatatgacgtgAATGATGCATAAATAATGATACAATGCGTGCCTTGATGCTTTCTAAGAAAGAACGTCGAAGAAATGAGCAACGGGGAAATGCCGgagaaattttcttctttgcaaaAGTGATCACCGAAGCTTGTCTGAAGAAGGAGCTGAAAACCGAGAGAATGGAATGGAAAACAAGTAGAATTTTGATGAATGAAGAGGCTGTCGGTTGGTGTGGTGGGGAAGGATAGGTGTAGAGTTAATTAAgttatatttaattagtttaacaATTGACTACCGAAGCTTCTCCATGGTTGGCTGCTATAAAATCGAGGAAGAAATGTCTGAATGAGGAGGTGGGTGTCGGCTGGTTCTATTATTGGTGTAGGGTAGtaagtataatatttaattaattattaatcaaatagctGATGGCCCTAAATGgtttaattaaaagattaaaagaGTTTTAAGTCCAAAGAGCTTAAAAGTTGGCTCATTAAATCCAAagacactcccgaaaaatatttcatgttggaaagattttgaaattattaaccgaaccctcaaaaattcccccgattcgataaaatttatgtatcgttaaaaattaaaatcatacgGATAAAAACATCCAATAAATTctaattcatgaaaaatatctttaaaacatcttatattaattaattaaaataatcttgtaataaaaataaatttcttgaaaattctccggtctccacTTCTCGTTCGTGCgcgaaatgaaacttaaaatcatagtgcatgaacttttaacatttcatgaattaaatgctatcatgcaataataatatataaaatgcataaaaataattaaacacaatttaataaaataaaaatacattttaatgctttaaaacaatttaataaaataccaaagaaatttaataatttgcatgtgtgtggttcacgtggaatttccgattttcgggacgttacaacagtactgggcggtggggacaccagcaacactgtcaccggtcaactggggcctggcctatcctcatcgaatgaaaatacgatcttcgggttccctctggggccttctcccataaatgagctccctctagggccttttcCCTTACGACATCCTCATTCTTATCCTCATATCGTCAATAGTCACGATTACTTCACCTCCTCTAATGTTTCACATATTCATcaatttataaaatcatgcatttaatatcatttttcttttaaaaacaagcatgcaacatatattttaacgttatcgtttcctcataaaaatctataaacattttaaaagaaaccttttaacatataaaaatccataaatcttttaaatataCATTTCaaataagcatttaaaataacctttttgacatttaaatcataaatatttaaatataccttttgtcatattaaatcataaacatttaaaatcaccatcataaaaattcataaacatttgaaataatcatattagcatgtaaAACAACATTCgtggcactgccatgacgtttactaatttttaggcgTAAAATTATCGTTTTGCCACTAGACGTAAattttcacgtttttgactttttcttaatttcattgactataacatatcccaaataattatttaagcttacatgaattttttcatatttttgtttagcttaaatcgaggacttttaaataaatctttaaatgtaacgtattaatgcgttttaaacCCGagttaaaccaaaccttaatataaaattctcaaattataaacttagacttttaataattatttgagcttaaacataatttttcataattttataaagcttaaactaggtgtttcaattaattctttaattaatatttcgTACGgcgaaatctcggataaatccaaaactcattattttgatcccaaactttaaacatagcatttttattatttattctacccatCCAAGtaatgagccacccccgtggacccatgatTCCGatttttgttctttaattttcatttttgacCCTTAACCGATCAACCCGAGCCATCGCccgatttactcgagccacgcccgagctatctcgagccaaacccaagccaacccacttagggaccctactgaccatGCCCAACCCATTAACCAGCCCTTAGAACCAAGTTacatgtaacgtaccgtactttttctacttaaaatttgcggaaaaattaaaattttcttaaacataaaataaccttcaaagtttgccataaaatatctcaatcaagtcccccataagacatggttgttcaaaataactacaataaaatttgctcagaaaaggtttgctcaaagtatttccatcaaaatatgaaatcagagtaatttaacttttgcataaaacttaaacatggcggtcctcgggtttagcctcccgctaagtccaagcctgccccttggtcgccacctcctgtctcctcatcaacatactcacctgcatcgatcaagtctagtgagtctaaagactcaacacgtataaactgggaaatagcgagtactacataataaaactgcatgcaactttaaaatagaacatacatacttgaacttgaatttgcgtactaaaacttgaacatatatACGttcataacatagacgtgccataacctgaaaacttttcataaacatacttcatactagaacatacataacttcatcattttgcgtagatgcatgtttcaaagcaagtgacccataacataataaatgcctgatcagacaaaccacagtactgggctgatagggacgtatccactgccacatacatgagatcctcgttcataatttaacgggctggttggtccccgttcataatttaacgctttccaacctcgatctaacccattcataatttaacgggcggattggtccccgttcataatttaacgctttccaatcctaacataatttggtcacaagacatttagcatacctccaaaaacttaaaatattttcttgcacgtcaacatacttacttggtgttgagggcttcgttggacttcgatcggggtcgTCGCTGCACGTACTACCATGAATTCACATACTTAagttgcataacttagacaGGTAATCCTGCTTACTTACGAGTTcgttcaattccttaggacgttctagaATTCCCATGGCTtgaccttgtaaatcattgtactaaaccatgacatcaaacctcaaacatgttataatatttttcccaaatatgaaggacacggaccccgtgcctacctccgtgtaggggtccgtgtagactcgggtgagaaGGCTCGAAAggaagggtggacacggaccccgtgtcagggtccgtgtgggggtccgtgtagactctggaaaaatgcaCTCTGgaaggaacaaaggcacggaccccgtgtcagggtctgtccgtgggtccgtgtacctgcgggacaagTAAAGCTTCGGAAATTCTAAACACGCAATGCTTATCATCCTAGACTCGATTGCACGTACCATgaatcgacaccccgagacccatcctagcatgccataacatcaaaccaaaATCGTACAACCACCCAAAGCAACGATGTTCATCCTACGACACATCCAATTCAAAAcgtagcaattgacaccaattcgtttcctacgacttctaatgcattcgagtgtctatcgacactaaacgacgtaTAAATTAaaatcccaacatcatactaatcatacctagatgTAGAAACGATCACtcatcgatccccaacgaagcctgcaacatagaaacttcaagaacacaattttcgtaaaagtcgcagtttgagcagtcccacaaaaaacgtcataactcactcaattttcatccaaaaatctcgaattatatatcaaatcgaaggcatcaaaaagttctacaattttctagttgaaagttttctcaaaatcccgacagaaaaatcgcagttttcaacagaacagtaagttacgagatttcagatctaaaaagtatttcaaaacgcattcaaaccattttccgctcaaacgacgaatgtcacacatgaatttttatgcataaaaataacacaacacataatatgacaagatctatgcagaaagaacagaatatacgtgccttttgatatcaaactttaccgaaacgacgtcaccgaagcggagatagaagcgaggttgatccggagcgattgtggcgctaaaattcttgaagaaaCACACGAAAATATTGCTGGAAATTATGAGGGGATAGGGCGGCTGCCGTTGGGtggagaaccctaggttttcttttctCAAAGTGATAAAATTCTGAATtaaaacttgtgtgtgtgtgtgtttccgTGActaagtgtgtgtaaaagtgtgtgagTGCATGAGTTAAGGGGTAAAACTtgtatgtgtgtgtttaggTAGTAAGTTAGGGAAATAAATTATGCTTAGTAATAATTTAAtcactaattaaaagttaatcaAACACTAACTCAAAAATTTCTTGGAAACAATACacacacaaatttttaaataaacttCTTAATCAAAATAAGACACACACAAAAAAATGCTAATTTCAAGAGTTTTAAACCCTTAAAATTACTAACTAAATGATTTAggtttaaaatgctaaaacttaataaattaatttaaaacgccccaaactcaacttaaaaataaaataccacattttaaattgccaaaatcgtcgtcggtctttttctcaatcccgcctcgaatgatcgcctgagaCATGAAACTCGACAgaaattttaacgtgcatcacaataaacatgaataatttaaaataatgcattcaagtaaatcatgcatggcttaaaactcattttaaaattaattaaatgaattactaattaaatgaatgcatggtttaaacgtgtactgaatttgggtaCTACATTACAGCCCCTGCACCCTGGACCCGAATGGATGCTTGTGTGCGTGTATTAGTATCATAGGTGTATTAGGTTTCCTAGTTGCCTAGGACTCTACCAGCGCTTAAACATTTGACCCCTCATGAACCTAACCTTctctggaccacgcccagaccagcccaagccccTAAACCCGAGCAACGAACCCCTGAAACTTGACAACAACCTCACTCAACACACTTGCTGCCATGCACCTTCCTCTCGTTCCTCAAACCCAGCAGCCTGTTAAAAAAAACGTTTTGTTATGGATTGAAGGGCTTATAAATATTATTCTACAGGCTTCTACTCATTTCGAAACTCTTCCTTCTTCTTTTGATCGGTTCATGCCCTTTCTTCTTCAAGTTTTCTCTCCTTCATTTATCCATTTCAAGTTTAAGGAATTGAGTAAATTTCTTAGGTTATCCTACTAAGTTTTCAAGCTCCAAGGTAAGGGATTCTCTCTTTTGAGTTTATAAGGGTTTGAGAAGTTGAAGGTAATTGATGGCTTGGTTGAGTTCTTTGATTATTGGGAATGATTAATGGTTGAATTCATGTATCTTGTGAAGGCCTAAAtatccttactttgaaaatttgcggaaaatttaaaattttctttttaaataacaaaaatgcctcattcataactaAACCGATAACCaaagtttgatattcaaaatggcagcggaaataaatatttgtttgcaaaaatAACAAGTTATAAATATTCAACAACGgataaaaatgtttgcataaaatggtaagtgctgaaaatgaggtcctcgggtgccactactgccgacccaagctggctcactggtccccgccctcggccctgacctcatcggtacctacaacaatcaagtctagtgagcctaaaaacttagcatgcatatatcgtaggtaacgagaAAAATATAGTTTGcatggataaaaatatcatatcacGAGGCATACTAAAAttaacttgtactgagcaattataatacgtgcataactgaactgaaaatcatagtaaaaatgtttgctccttggagccctgtactgaaaaaAATAcgaaataattttctgttgagattatgatctACGCATGTGGcctctgcactgaactgaactgtccgatcactggcgaccggggtaccaaactgaactgatcggtcactggcgaccgggtggtaccaaactgaactgatcggtcaatggcgaccgtataaaataatattcccatgatagtgaattgaccacatgcaatatcgcataaatctcaaaaataagtattttctattttttatgcacgtaataaaattaaatggcaAAAAgaaatatcctgtattattttaccaaccggattggatcgtccccaggctcgctgcgacctagatatgccatgaaaatatgcaatagatttttcttgaccaaactatgcaattaagtttgaaaatgcgacaattacttcgtttttaatcatgactccgaactaacgcgaaccaacactgaaccaacgtaATGTCATGactaaaatacgcttaaaattttgaatttatgctcctaaaatgatgagggtcgaaatttaggtgaaatggaggccaaaacatgaaatgctctttcgagagtcaatttggcacatcgcaccgtaaattctcgtacgacttcaaaaatgaccgaatcatgaacggccaaaaacttggccttcctaactcgatgaggcactgtccagtacaaggccataggctaaaagccaaccaagaactcgaacgagcctccaaACCgccacagcaagttgctgtcaaattccagcagctgtgcaTTCGCGTGacttgtgttgttttcgagactaccggccattgggggcgtgaaccactgaccagaagctcttaccaacatcctaaggaatgatttgaaccatggctaagggctctaggccagccacaattcgaaccacaccATGAGAGACCCGAAACTCCCACCCGAGTGCACCAAAATCTGTACTGTGATGCATCGGTTCGCTTGCTGTCTTTCatcgttccaatggccatttgattgaccaatgctcgatctagacatcaaggggTATGGTGTGAACCAGggctaagggccagaggccaaccaagatccacccaacCTCATAAAAACCGAATCCACTCACACGAAGGAAAAACAGAAAAATGAAACTGAGGGACACTTGTGTTGTTTCTGTCCAAACGACTTGGGACATGGCTCAAGCCACTTAGGGCCGACTTGACCACGTCCTATGCTTGCTAGGGAAGTGTCCTAGCCATGGCTactggccctaggccagccatgaCTCGAACTCTAACCCAAACAAGCCGATGACAGTAAATGAAACCCAACTATGACACTTGTTTCTTGCTTGTTGTTTGGAGCATCTAActcacggttttggggcttGAACCCTTGATAAAACTCGACCCTAACACACCCTAGAACATGACCAtaagcagccttgggagcctggaatcgaaccaaaACCCTGAAATCATCAAAAACATGCAACCCGTGAAGCATAAGAGTGGAGAAAAAgctgtgcagaatttttttttgtaaaatgatgCTGTCATAATTCGGTTTTGGTGTTAAAATCATGAACATGAGATGTTTAAAAATacttataggacttgattgaagagcaatgaacaatataaacatgcctggaaATTCGTTTAAGGAAGACACAAAATATACGACGgcacggcgcggcggagacggagttttTCTTTCTCACTTAATTCTCTTGTTGTTCACGATTTGGCTGCTGGTTTCCACACGGTTCTTGCTGCTGTTTTGTTCTCAGATTTCGAATGAGAGGAGGGGAAAGATACTAAGGAATGAAGGGGATGATACATGGAAAAATAAAGGAATCAAGGAGGATATATAGATGGTAGAGGCAAGAAGTGAGTTGGATTGCAAATCAAATTATTTCTTTTCCTTCCAAGCTGTACGAGAATTATGGGATTGTGGAGCTATGTGAGGGCCGAAATTAGCTTCTAGAATGCAAGGAAGattattgcttaattaaattatttggtAGAGGTTTAAAAGTTGGGAGTATATCTACTAGATGATTTTAAGGGAAGGAAAATAAAGAATGAATTGTTAagttaatttaaatctttcaaattagGGGGATGACCGATTTTTGTTATTAGAATGGGGTGGGatctcaattaattaattaatgtagaAGATTTATTGAGATATAATTATCTCTCAAGAAAATGTATAAGGAAAGAATTCCATTAAATTGTGAGTTGActactaaattttttaaatttatttaaatggcCGAAATCTTAAGGAAATAcaagggaaaatatttcttaaatattgaattttaaatctctagtgttttatctactcattaaatattttagagaTTAAAGGatttaattattgaactttatttactatttatctcaacttatttaaataattctttaaaccttcttttacaataaatttacttattatttatcttaaataaatttcagGAAATGTTTTCTTAACagtaaattttatctctttactccaactccggtccggcctcactgaattaactgaaaagaataaaatttaaactgctggctaaaataattaactttaaaaaaaagaatttaaatattcatgtAATGAAgtcaaattaatttaaaatactagaattatgcatcgcttatacgtagtctaattacgggttctacatatcTTGTTGTAGGATTCCTTTCAAGATCATCTAAGAAATCATTTGCTTGTTGGGTCGTAAGTAGTGGCTATCCTTTGTGCTGACATGATTTATATATGTGCAAAAGCCATGTTAATTGATGTCTAGCTCCTTCAATTgttatgttcttgatatgtttgTTGTTATATATTCATTTATGAAAGGATTACCATTGAATTCATTGACAAATGAACTAGAAGTTATTGTTGCCTACCAAGTGTTTGTTCAATTTCCTCAATAAAGTCCCTATGATTAAAGCCAAGGATTGATAGTAAttacatgcatgtcattggccaattTCATGATTAAGAGTATCTCTCACacttttgatatttatatcaaagagatacttaCCACATGTCACAGGTCACATAACTATCAATTCCTTCCTTTAATTCATGCCAAGAGATACCATATATATTGCCTTGATATCTATTATTTATTGAAGATGGTATTATTCAGTTTTCATTGCCATTGCTATAGCCATGTTCCAAGCCaagtatatttatatgtatttgttatatataactttctacttactgagttttatctcattccagttaatgtcatgtgatgcaggtgacaAAAAGGAATGATAATGGAGTCCAAGAGGGAAGAAGTCATATAGAAGATAAGGGGAAAACTTGTGTCATGTCACTCTTATTTCGGTATAGTGAACATGAAATTATAAGGGATATGTATTTTGGTAAATGGAATCATGGAAACTTTGTGGTGGCATTTGGTTATATCTTGTTGTTATTTTGTGAATGGATATtttcagaagtttgaaaatGTTTATTATGTAAATAGTATATTATTCTTCCCCTTTAAAATGTGATGATTCCGCGTatgttatttctttaaatttaaattttatgggaGTGGGgtgtttcaattggtatcagagcaaaagtTTCTTCGGACcatatatgacttcttctaCCTAGGACAATCCAGTATGTTTTCGATCATGCATCTATTGGTTTTAACATGGAGAACGATTCTATTTCATTGccattgatatataatttattcTAGCTATGTTAAAGTGAGCCTATGTGTAGGATATGCCTCCCAAGAGAAAGAGTATTGAAGGGGATGATAGGACCCCTACTACTGATAAGACTGCCAAAGTTGGAGATGAATTCAGTAAGTTTTTAAAGGATCAAGCAAAGGTCCATGGTGTACAGATTCAACAGTTATTGAGCATGCAAACTTCGACTCAAGGTCGTGGCCATGGAAGGGGTCAAGACACAACTGAAAGTTCTGAAGATGGTGCATATGATCGGTTCAGGCGGATGAAACCTTCTGAATTTATTGGTGGTCCTGATCCACTAGTGGCTCTTGAATGGGTCAAATCATTGGAGGCTATCTTTGATTATTTAAAGTTTACTTCTACAGATAAGGTGagttgtgctgtttttatgTTGGTTAAATCTGCTCGTATTTGGTGGGAAGCTACCAAAGTTACTGTTAATGTTCGAGAACTAAAGTGGACCGAGTTCAAGGACTTATTTCATGCCAAGTATTTCTCAAGTGAAGTCAAAGCCAAGAAGGTCAAATAATTTCTTGAGTTGAGGCAATGTACCATGAATGTCAACGAGCGCACTTTGAAATTTGAGGAAGGGTGTATCTTTGTTCCCTTCATAGCCGAGAATAACAAAGATAAGGGAGAACACTTCCTTCGTAGATTGAGGACAGAAATTAGGCCGGATGTTCATATGTCAAAAGTGATCACATATCAAGATATCGTTGAGAGAGCGTTGCTTGCCGAGCATGATGAACAAGAGATTGAGAAGGAGCGGCAGTTAAGAAGGCAAGCTTTCCAAGCAAGAGGTCAAGGGGCAAGTGCTAATGTTCGAGGTGGCCAcaaagggaaaggcaagatggaaCAGAATAATAAACTTCCTCTGCCTTCCTCAGATACTGAGAGACCATTGTGTCCTAAGTGTGGCTAGGGAGAATGTTTGATTGGAAGTGGTCGATGTTACAGATGTAAGGAAATAGGGCACACAGCACAGAAGTGACATCTTTCTTCGAATCAAGGAAGAGTGCAAGGTAGAATTTTTGCAATGACAAAAGAAGGTGCTAATCCTGATTCTTCGGTAATATCAGGTAATATTTTAATATCCGACAAGGAAGCACttacattgattgatactggtgcgactcattcttttatgtctgaagtgTTTATGCACTCTTTATCTGTTGAACATACTGTCATGCCTTTATACTTCAATATTGTGTTGCCCTCTAGAGATGAAATATGTCCCACTAGTATCCTTAAGGCTTGTCCTGTACAAATGGGTACAAGATTATTTTTTGTTGATTTCATAGTTATTCCGATGGTTCATTTTGATGTTATACTGGGTATGGATTGGTTGTTtgcctatcgtgcagtgattgactGTGTGGGAAAGACATTGAAGTTTTTAGATGATGACCATGAGAGTAATGTATTTGTTTGTCTAGGCTCTTCGATGAGTATTCCTGTTATTTTTTGTCTACAAGCTACTAAATTGTTGCACAAAGGTTTTATTGGCTTTCTTGCTTCAGTATCGGATATGAGAAGGGAAGGTAATATGCAATTGCAGGATATTGATGTGGTTCAGGATTATCCTGACGTAATTTGTAAAGGCCTCTAATTTCGTaattgaaatttgcggaaaaatttaaattttctctttaaataattaaaatgcctcattcataaataaactgataaataaagtttaatgttcaaaatagcagcggaagtaattattgttcgaaaattaacaatttaaaataatccaacaaaaataaaaattttgagcataaaaatggcaaatgctgaaaatgaggtcatcGAGTTCCattactgccgacccaagatggctcactggtccccgctctcgatcccgacctcatcaatacctaaaacaatcaagtctagtgagtctaaagactcagcatgcatatatcgtaaataacaagtaattataataaaatcgcatgtaaAGTAAAAAATATCATGAGTCTGGCATAAAGTGAAAATGtcgtgtcatgagtaattataatacgtgcataactgaactgaaaatcataagtaaaatgtttgctcgatagagccctgtaattaaatggcatatcataattttttgttgagattatgttctacgctAGTGGcccatgaactgaactgaactgaactggatcgcctgatcagactaaaccacagtatactgggcggtagagatcatcacagcccttggactggatattcGTACCAATAAATGAACTGAACTAAACCgataagtgaccaccgggtgaagtaataatcccatgataatgAAGTGGCCAcgagcaatatcgcataaaccTCAAaaatggatattttattttatgcatgtaatataatta
The Primulina eburnea isolate SZY01 chromosome 5, ASM2296580v1, whole genome shotgun sequence genome window above contains:
- the LOC140831412 gene encoding uncharacterized protein; protein product: MTKEGANPDSSVISGNILISDKEALTLIDTGATHSFMSEVFMHSLSVEHTVMPLYFNIVLPSRDEICPTSILKACPVQMGTRLFFVDFIVIPMVHFDVILGMDWLFAYRAVIDCVGKTLKFLDDDHESNVFVCLGSSMSIPVIFCLQATKLLHKGFIGFLASVSDMRREGNMQLQDIDVVQDYPDVICKGL